The following are from one region of the Hemitrygon akajei chromosome 31, sHemAka1.3, whole genome shotgun sequence genome:
- the tomm22 gene encoding mitochondrial import receptor subunit TOM22 homolog, with protein sequence MPRTRHRILQPPVSPLAAESSGRQVAALPAETRMRGVLGLVQERGGGGQMAAELSVERRLDAGDEIEDDDDDDLDESLAERLWGLTEMFPEGVRNASGVAASCSLTLAKKLYSFTRSALWVGTTSFMILILPVVFETEKLQLEQQQIQQQRQILLGPNTGMSGGMPGMLPPPLPGKI encoded by the exons ATGCCCAGGACGCGACACAGGATCTTGCAGCCCCCGGTCTCGCCACTCGCTGCAGAGTCCTCCGGCCGACAGGTGGCGGCATTGCCGGCTGAGACGCGCATGCGCGGCGTCCTCGGCCTAGTGCAGGAGCGCGGCGGCGGCGGTCAGATGGCGGCAGAGCTGAGTGTGGAGCGGCGGCTTGATGCCGGCGACGAAATCGAGGACGATGATGATGACGAT TTGGATGAGTCCCTTGCGGAACGACTGTGGGGTTTGACGGAGATGTTCCCTGAGGGAGTACGAAACGCCTCGGGGGTAGCCGCCAGCTGCTCGCTGACGTTGGCCAAGAAGCTGTACAG CTTCACTCGCTCGGCCCTGTGGGTGGGGACAACGTCCTTCATGATCCTGATTCTCCCAGTAGTCTTTGAAACGGAAAAACTACAATTGGagcaacaacagatccagcaacAGAGACAG ATCCTACTGGGTCCGAACACAGGGATGTCCGGAGGAATGCCAGGAATGCTGCCGCCACCACTTCCAGGGAAAATATAA